The following coding sequences lie in one Fusarium poae strain DAOMC 252244 chromosome 1, whole genome shotgun sequence genomic window:
- the LSM3 gene encoding U4/U6-U5 snRNP complex subunit lsm3 (BUSCO:59127at5125), which yields MADTGEEPHHVSEPLDLVRLLLNEVVFVKLRGDRELKGKLHAYDSHCNLVLGEVEETIYTVDEDEDDDELKTISRKSEMLFVRGDSVVLISPGVPF from the exons ATGGCTGACACTGGAGAAGAACCCCATCATGTGTCGGAGCCTCTCGACCTTGTCCGACTTCTTCTCAACGAGGTCGTCTTTGTCAAACTTCGAGGAGACCGAGAACTCAAGGGAAAGCTACAT GCTTATGACAGCCATTGCAATCTGGTACTAGGAGAGGTTGAGGAGACTATCTACACTgtcgatgaggatgaggatgatgatgagctcAAG ACCATCAGCCGGAAATCTGAGATGCTGTTTGTGAGAG GTGACAGTGTTGTCTTGATCTCACCTGGAGTTCCCTTTTAG
- a CDS encoding hypothetical protein (BUSCO:11467at5125) — translation MLWRQSLRRTRPCLGHPSTTPLAIALPIYGPPLGAVRPAAVGRQRWLASVSSVEPTTTLNPVAESYTQSDRHLDGLLRAIRCKEPENVFPAFHAWVMLLANNDSAAHQQMRTLPVNVLSAVIRALDPIRNPQIDIAHGLNISLGQIQFTNACNLVDEFGVRRHHVFVLEAMKLLLEARRNAGRELVLADYEVFIRCAGAASDIAAAVFFFGAIRKHGLALKRTTTTWTEFLKARYQMNPAYYQFDRQRVLLKARDSYRVTFRTSLRNVKRVESLRHSMNALKELPFNRQRHRLWADNFLWQRQKMGFQSYFAHFRRSRAMGVLLNEELLCNILIGLGRSGSLTHIRGIVLKKGLGIGLLEDKETGIFSIIGRKRYRPGNPRAPTERFLNAMVEAFGCMSRIRLCLDLIIHTSNVYHIPIPHETWNNLFNWAYVCSTKSNQAQRRMLESFPRSALVDAQLVTKVWETMTSKPYYVIPTFESYIARIKVLIFLGRFGKARDMIRDHAITHYRRLENEHQQVVFDEVLQEVTHVSHRRLTIETQKEHAWYAIQECVHRFLSEVTNNAKRRKTKYLHTVLPNIILEFSEFINEQIRYRTNQGYVCLERSMQPRRFGWVEKKRQTLPQLKGGLETQMLVIDGKIDDAETFEDRLENWPRDKVINVRQWKRVPNPRPRAKGAPPESTDVNAREWWKTLAGELMR, via the coding sequence ATGCTCTGGCGACAATCCCTCCGAAGAACAAGGCCCTGTCTCGGCCATCCATCGACAACTCCACTCGCTATCGCGCTACCGATCTACGGCCCACCGCTAGGAGCTGTACGACCCGCTGCTGTGGGTCGACAGCGATGGTTAGCATCAGTATCGTCTGTAGAACCAACTACAACTCTGAATCCGGTCGCTGAATCCTATACACAGTCGGATAGGCATTTGGACGGGCTTCTACGAGCTATACGATGTAAAGAACCCGAAAATGTCTTCCCAGCATTTCACGCATGGGTCATGTTGTTGGCCAACAACGACTCGGCCGCTCATCAACAGATGCGCACACTCCCCGTGAACGTCCTTTCTGCGGTTATTCGAGCGCTAGATCCCATTCGAAATCCACAAATTGATATTGCTCATGGTCTTAACATTTCTCTCGGTCAGATTCAGTTCACCAATGCTTGTAATCTGGTCGACGAATTCGGTGTGCGCCGTCATCATGTCTTTGTCCTCGAGGCCATGAAGCTCCTACTAGAAGCTCGTCGCAATGCCGGACGTGAGCTTGTGCTGGCTGACTACGAAGTGTTCATTCGATGTGCTGGTGCTGCTAGCGACATCGCGGCtgccgtcttcttctttggtgcCATCAGAAAACATGGTTTAGCTCTCAAGCGCACGACGACAACTTGGACCGAGTTTCTCAAGGCTCGCTATCAGATGAACCCCGCATATTACCAGTTCGATCGCCAACGAGTTCTTCTGAAGGCTCGCGATTCATATAGAGTCACTTTCAGGACAAGTTTAAGAAATGTCAAGCGCGTCGAGTCTCTACGGCACAGTATGAATGCCCTCAAAGAACTTCCCTTCAACCGCCAAAGACACCGGCTGTGGGCAGATAACTTCTTGTGGCAGAGACAGAAGATGGGTTTCCAAAGCTATTTTGCGCATTTCCGCCGCTCCAGAGCTATGGGTGTCTTGCTAAACGAGGAGTTGTTGTGTAACATTCTTATTGGCCTGGGCCGCAGTGGTTCACTCACGCATATACGGGGTATTGTCCTAAAGAAGGGACTTGGAATTGGCCTTCTTGAGGACAAAGAGACAGGTATTTTCTCCATAATCGGTCGAAAGAGATACCGGCCTGGTAACCCGAGAGCTCCTACCGAGCGTTTCCTTAACGCCATGGTCGAAGCATTTGGGTGCATGTCTCGCATTCGTCTTTGTCTCGATCTGATCATACATACATCAAATGTCTACCACATCCCAATACCACATGAGACGTGGAACAACCTTTTCAACTGGGCCTACGTCTGCTCGACCAAGTCAAATCAAGCTCAACGAAGAATGCTAGAAAGCTTTCCCCGTTCTGCGTTGGTAGATGCCCAGCTTGTTACTAAAGTCTGGGAGACCATGACCTCCAAGCCTTACTATGTCATACCTACTTTTGAGAGTTATATCGCTCGTATCAAAGTGCTTATATTTCTAGGCAGATTTGGCAAAGCAAGGGACATGATTCGCGACCATGCCATAACGCATTACCGCCGCCTTGAGAATGAGCATCAGCAGGTTGTATTCGATGAGGTCCTCCAAGAAGTTACTCATGTAAGCCATCGACGCCTTACAATCGAAACCCAGAAGGAGCATGCCTGGTATGCGATTCAAGAATGTGTTCACCGTTTCCTCAGCGAAGTTACGAACAACGCCAAGCGACGTAAAACCAAATACTTGCACACTGTCCTACCCAACATCATCTTGGAGTTTAGTGAGTTCATCAACGAACAGATACGCTATCGTACCAATCAAGGATATGTGTGTCTCGAACGCAGTATGCAGCCGCGTCGCTTCGGGTGGGTCGAGAAGAAACGCCAGACATTGCCTCAGCTCAAGGGCGGCTTGGAAACCCAGATGCTGGTAATAGATGGCAAGATTGACGACGCGGAAACATTCGAAGATCGCCTTGAGAACTGGCCCAGGGACAAGGTCATCAATGTACGACAGTGGAAACGTGTACCTAACCCAAGGCCTCGTGCCAAGGGTGCACCGCCTGAGTCGACAGATGTGAATGCAAGAGAGTGGTGGAAGACCTTGGCGGGGGAGCTAATGAGGTAG
- a CDS encoding hypothetical protein (BUSCO:24150at5125), producing MSGGSTVQHIDAVDALARNLYLRAKQSGLPFTGVADAVRNLHRVLRHLRIEVADQDSLLNNADASSTSLYARKLLIHIENCDFALAELETLLDRYGDGRAIMAEDERLRDNKLFEMKQKLDDEKYSVDLFLDTVQLHAENRPTRVVEGQEGLERIKDVVDEIATKLFRNRNEGSFTEDEDGLWREFKIELEDRGFSPQVLRKHKDVLRAYIRELESVQNQNGGNYPSVRGLLEQEARSQPSSPREDNGSPYENYPPVILTGGRRRSNSDPPRDVMSQSPKDGDSESDYSMALVSTQDLLSMDKLNSRMASMSIQPNDQYSLAPELRHLPSNSLSGAPEMSSSPTAHHYGVSPRSMPPMPHHLNSGPPSYGSSPRSSAPRLAPDRWGNEIPPDAQWTRIRRERVSPEVLERAGVRYEARPDYVAVLGILTREQIEEYARQSAACRAARLRRDPPSRRHDHYSERRDSKSSREDDDDDSGVFEESDVTDDEDDKSSEKGTKSYPVIVNPPTKSKTSPSSTTLPKPILKNKNENRVHFDPEPYEVDGRSPRSYRDDRHRDRNHDHRDDHRDRRRPSPSRSSRRSRRYSDGGDRHSRSDKHGDYYYDGGKRYHRERDRDRDRDRDRERDRDRDRDRDRDRRGTRREDRPQGRKKWGEALGAVGIGGAAVSLLSVLAEAAS from the exons ATGAGCGGCGGCTCAACCGTCCAACACATCGACGCTGTCGATGCCCTTGCTCGAAATCTCTATCTCCGCGCCAAACAGTCAGGACTTCCATTTACCGGCGTCGCTGACGCCGTTCGCAACCTTCATCGAGTTCTACGACATCTGCGTATCGAAGTTGCTGATCAAGACTCTCTCTTGAACAACGCTGATGCCTCATCTACGTCACTTTACGCCCGCAAACTTTTAATTCACATCGAAAATTGCGACTTTGCTCTCGCCGAACTCGAAACGCTTCTGGACAGATACGGAGACGGTCGCGCTATCATGGCCGAGGACGAACGTCTACGGGATAACAAATTATTTGAAATGAAACAGAAACTTGACGACGAGAAATACAGCGTTGACTTGTTTCTGGACACCGTTCAGCTGCATGCCGAGAACAGACCCACCAGAGTTGTCGAAGGCCAAGAGGGTCTAGAGAGAATCAAGGATGTTGTTGACGAAATCGCCACCAAACTATTCCGGAATCGCAACGAGGGTAGTTTTaccgaagacgaggatggcTTGTGGCGCGAGTTCAAGATCGAGCTTGAGGATCGAGGGTTTTCACCTCAAGTGCTACGTAAACACAAG GATGTTCTGCGAGCATATATTCGTGAGCTCGAGTCCGTTCAGAACCAGAACGGCGGAAACTACCCTTCTGTCAGAGGTCTCCTAGAGCAAGAAGCACGATCCCagccttcttcgccgagagAAGACAATGGTAGCCCCTACGAAAATTACCCGCCTGTTATCCTCACTGGCGGTCGACGCAGATCAAACAGTGACCCCCCTCGAGACGTAATGTCTCAATCGCCAAAAGATGGCGATAGCGAGTCGGACTATTCTATGGCACTCGTATCAACCCAGGACTTGCTCAGCATGGACAAACTCAATTCTCGAATGGCAAGCATGAGTATTCAGCCAAACGACCAGTACAGTCTGGCTCCTGAGCTCAGACATCTTCCATCCAATAGCCTGTCGGGTGCTCCAGAGATGTCCAGTTCACCAACTGCTCACCACTACGGGGTCTCTCCACGCTCTATGCCCCCTATGCCTCATCATTTGAATAGCGGTCCACCATCTTATGGTAGCAGCCCACGGAGCAGTGCTCCTCGGCTAGCCCCAGACCGGTGGGGCAACGAGATCCCACCTGATGCTCAATGGACTAGAATTAGACGAGAGCGTGTCAGCCCCGAGGTCCTTGAACGGGCTGGTGTGCGATACGAGGCACGTCCTGACTATGTTGCAGTCTTGGGTATTTTGACCCGAGAGCAGATTGAGGAGTATGCCCGTCAAAGTGCAGCATGCCGTGCTGCACGATTGCGACGTGATCCGCCGTCTCGTAGGCATGATCACTACTCTGAGCGTAGAGACTCGAAGAGCAGCAgagaggatgacgatgatgacagtggggtctttgaagaaAGCGATGTCacagacgatgaagatgacaagTCTTCAGAGAAAGGCACAAAGAGCTACCCAGTCATCGTCAACCCCCCCACAAAGAGCAAGACGTCCCCTTCCAGCACTACTCTCCCGAAGCCAAtcttgaagaacaagaacgaaAACCGAGTTCATTTCGATCCAGAACCATACGAGGTAGATGGCCGAAGTCCTCGCTCTTATAGAGATGACCGACACCGCGATCGCAACCATGACCACCGCGATGATCACCGTGATCGCAGACGACCGAGCCCGTCTAGGTCATCCCGACGCTCGCGAAGGTATTCTGATGGTGGGGATCGACACTCACGTAGCGACAAGCACGGTGACTACTACTATGATGGTGGCAAGCGCTATCATCGTGAAAGAGATCGCGACCGTGACCGTGATCGCGACAGAGAAAGAGATAGAGACCGCGACAGAGACCGCGATCGTGATAGAAGAGGTACAAGGAGAGAAGACCGCCCCCAAGGGAGAAAGAAATGGGGCGAAGCTCTCGGTGCGGTTGGCATTGGAGGTGCAGCAGTGAGTCTTTTGAGCGTCCTTGCTGAAGCCGCATCATGA
- a CDS encoding hypothetical protein (BUSCO:10538at5125), producing the protein MSTTKPLAHEKRKGESALSDFAEYVEQQQNLRYPTAKTAAVATTETTDANAEHHEELDELFDNLDLADSAPRVPLKQLLLESDEDEDDENLKQLENLVSDRLEEGFGECVFEIGYENHGDSMNLTLDQWNHAYKTLQRAAMRVRADCDLLLTKNVGGDVEAASTSAGLVKDKSCSGKVLIRQTPATIEDVIETRIAVVGNVDAGKSSMLGVLVKGDLDDGRGKARVNLFRHKHEIETGRTSSVGMEIMGFDTTGHVITSDTPGRKLSWEEIGKRSAKVITFTDLAGHEKYLRTTVFGLLSSSPNYCLLMVAANNGLIGMSKEHLGIALALNVPVMVVVTKIDICPPNILEQTLTQITKIMKSPGARKIPTFIKTREECINTATQFVSQRICPVFLVSNVTGENLDLVRTFLNILPHHGRYNSDAPFEFHVNDTFSVPFTGTVVSGIIKSGVIHEGDNVLIGPDSLGQFIPTGVKSIERKRIRVPAASAGQSASFALKKVKRKDVRKGMVVLPRVEGQVMPKVHREFIAEVLILSHATTIKTKYQAMLHVGPVSQTCAIIDIDRELIRTGDRATVAFRFVQRPEYLAPGDRLLFREGRTKGLGIVKSVGYDPEHPLMPSKDGDKDKEKQPVSPEVSVGA; encoded by the exons ATGTCAACAACAAAGCCGTTGGCGCATGAGAAGCGTAAGGGTGAATCT GCTCTTAGCGACTTCGCCGAATACGtagagcagcagcagaaccTACGGTATCCTACAGCAAAGACAGCAGCAGTTGCAACTACCGAAACCACCGACGCAAATGCCGAACATCACGAAGAGCTCGACGAATTGTTCGATAATCTCGATCTTGCCGATTCAGCACCTCGAGTTCCTCTTAAACAACTTCTTCTTGAGTcggacgaggacgaggatgatgagaatCTAAAGCAATTGGAGAACCTCGTGTCCGACCGGTTAGAAGAAGGATTTGGCGAATGCGTCTTCGAGATCGGATACGAGAATCATGGCGACTCAATGAATTTGACACTCGATCAATGGAACCATGCGTACAAGACACTACAAAGAGCAGCAATGAGAGTGCGCGCCGATTGCGATCTCTTGTTGACCAAGAATGTCGGTGGCGATGTTGAAGCCGCGAGCACCAGCGCCGGTCTGGTCAAAGACAAGAGTTGCAGCGGCAAAGTCCTCATACGGCAAACCCCTGCCACAATAGAGGATGTTATTGAAACAAGAATAGCAGTAGTGGGAAATG TCGATGCTGGCAAGAGTTCCATGTTAGGTGTGCTCGTCAAGGGTGATCTTGATGATGGTCGAGGAAAGGCGCGAGTTAATCTCTTTCGACACAAGCATGAGATTGAGACTGGTCGAACTAGTTCTGTTGGTATGGAGATCATGGGTTTTGACACAACAGGTCATGTTATTACCTCAGATACTCCAGGGC GCAAACTTTCTTGGGAAGAAATCGGCAAGCGCAGCGCAAAGGTCATCACTTTTACCGACTTGGCTGGTCACGAGAAGTACCTAAGAACAACCGTGTTCGGTTTGCTCTCCAGCAGTCCTAATTATTGTCTGCTTATGGTGGCCGCCAATAATGGTCTTATCGGTATGAGCAAGGAGCACCTCGGAATTGCCCTGGCTCTCAACGTCCCTGTAATGGTTGTTGTTACCAAGATTGATATCTGTCCACCAAACATCTTGGAGCAGACATTGACGCAGATCACAAAGATCATGAAGAGTCCCGGTGCCCGCAAGATCCCAACCTTCATCAAGACGCGCGAGGAGTGTATCAACACGGCCACGCAGTTTGTCAGTCAGAGAATATGCCCAGTGTTCCTTGTTTCCAATGTTACAGGAGAGAATCTTGATCTGGTCAGGACATTTTTGAATATTCTACCTCACCACGGACGTTACAACTCAGATGCGCCATTCGAATTCCACGTCAATGACACTTTCTCTGTTCCTTTCACGGGAACCGTCGTATCTGGCATCATCAAATCCGGCGTGATCCACGAAGGCGATAACGTCCTTATTGGACCTGACTCATTGGGCCAGTTCATCCCTACGGGTGTTAAGTCAATTGAACGAAAGAGAATAAGAGTACCCGCCGCATCAGCGGGCCAGTCTGCCTCTTTTGCTCTCAAGAAGGTTAAGCGTAAGGATGTGAGGAAGGGAATGGTGGTGCTTCCCAGAGTCGAAGGCCAGGTGATGCCCAAGGTGCATCGCGAATTCATCGCAGAGG TCCTCATTCTCTCTCATGCCACTACCATCAAGACCAAATACCAGGCTATGCTCCATGTGGGACCTGTTTCTCAGACATGTGCTATAATTGACATCGATCGAGAGCTCATTCGCACAGGAGATCGTGCAACGGTTGCATTCCGCTTCGTTCAACGTCCTGAGTATCTTGCCCCAGGCGATAGACTACTCTTCCGCGAAGGCCGCACCAAGGGCCTTGGTATAGTCAAGTCTGTCGGTTACGATCCCGAGCACCCGTTGATGCCCAGCAAGGAtggcgacaaggacaaggagaagCAGCCCGTTAGCCCCGAGGTTAGTGTCGGAGCCTAA
- a CDS encoding hypothetical protein (BUSCO:6728at5125) has product MASEYRIHKPFVLATLPRPLDHTEGRIVAREVYGLRDGQKKKKRTELIVGVDGETASIYDVPASSLITSYPIPPQESFTCAPYSVRIRRSGTNDVSRYTYISTRDSTGQKITLFKDVVSQDGKTTSTTIASPVLKTSPIQYIACASSVSENENVGDVIAVSRGGEFVSLSSETLSIQWTSSSKSAVQDAIATQIESFEVDYITSGTLAEFREGIFKDKPEVFSALPKTPSSEPELVALVLRTLSQGQESRHSVVLAVSSGAPSTTLDIQKLSPLEIAPIGTPSPRGTDKSTYEVDVQAALLMQLQEGSLSIYDLTTPVPKLKSVVQTENAVSFARLSRPFVLSCSLESISLYNHQYRSIHANAPLDLSEVFSEGEKPQSCQFISYLRSQELMVALVDNVLVSIQIEPPKSHGKRRKQGLLIDSIGRGTATEIPAKKVKSDKLAAEFSKYVPGSMTEKYMAKLRKELETADRHLSKGDLGEWEQLLRSRFHVGLRSIADGKEDKDSQELPEWEWLTGGSSYAVVDRRWVLYAIGRTFSLSMTETSESRPKLQLILPDTNVISYLVVAGHLTLSNLKAAFRDELDVEALDNKALVEDLLTSLADADPSTTLMLNYLQATPLGELELLLAIRALMISLDLIIDSKKPASSKLLTNEAHDGTDNYDMDLDDLERDIAITEYYLGDDSSSRSRGLTLAFAKLWRLPALATIKAMRATLKTHDILSLIHTLRVELVRGAWTSLYLDSSSFDLDGNDPPPDGVIALISDLLGRCIDAVGAGGWLLNDAISGDNSEAGDLLTSLHNEVGVALEGIEEVVTINGYLSEAVRYGQAAQKGGAGRAKWNTGKPVSMQLEGPESRLLPLGLKTKQLPTKSKVVSGGEVVQRSTRETGHLISQKVEAYSLEKLAI; this is encoded by the exons ATGGCTTCCGAGTACAGAATACACAAGCCTTTTGTGCTGGCGACTCTTCCTCGACCCTTGGATCATACCGAGGGTCGCATTGTTGCGCGAGAGGTCTATGGCTTGCGCGATGgccaaaagaagaagaagaggacagAACTGATTGTTGGCGTGGACGGAGAAACTGCCAGCATTTACGAT GTTCCAGCATCCAGTCTGATCACTTCGTATCCTATCCCACCTCAAGAATCATTCACCTGCGCTCCTTACTCTGTTAGAATCCGACGATCGGGCACCAACGATGTTTCACGGTACACATATATTTCTACTCGCGACTCTACTGGCCAGAAGATCACACTCTTCAAGGATGTCGTTAGCCAAGATGGCAAGACTACCTCTACCACGATTGCCTCCCCCGTTCTCAAGACCTCGCCTATTCAATATATCGCTTGCGCTTCCAGTGTGTCCGAAAATGAAAACGTCGGCGACGTGATTGCCGTAAGCCGGGGTGGAGAGTTTGTTTCGCTCTCCTCCGAGACTCTTTCGATCCAGTGGACTTCGTCTTCAAAATCAGCCGTGCAGGACGCCATCGCAACCCAGATCGAAAGCTTCGAAGTGGATTACATCACATCAGGCACACTTGCTGAGTTCCGCGAAGGAATTTTCAAGGATAAGCCAGAAGTTTTCAGCGCGTTGCCCAAGACACCCAGTTCCGAGCCCGAGTTGGTGGCGCTTGTGTTGAGAACCCTGAGTCAAGGTCAGGAGAGCCGACACTCGGTCGTCCTTGCTGTATCCTCGGGTGCTCCCTCAACTACTCTGGATATACAGAAGCTATCGCCCCTCGAAATTGCCCCCATCGGaaccccatcgcctcgtGGCACCGATAAGTCCACCTACGAAGTTGATGTGCAAGCAGCCTTGCTGATGCAGTTGCAAGAGGGTTCCCTAAGCATTTACGATTTGACCACACCTGTCCCAAAGTTGAAGTCGGTGGTCCAGACAGAGAACGCAGTCTCGTTCGCTCGTTTGTCCCGACCTTTCGTTCTATCTTGTTCGCTCGAGTCTATCAGCCTTTACAACCACCAGTACCGCTCAATTCATGCTAATGCACCCCTTGATTTGTCCGAGGTATTCTCCGAGGGAGAAAAACCTCAGTCATGCCAATTCATTAGTTATTTGAGAAGCCAGGAATTGATGGTTGCTCTCGTAGACAACGTGCTTGTGTCAATCCAGATCGAGCCCCCCAAGAGCCACGGGAAACGACGGAAGCAGGGACTTCTCATCGATTCTATCGGTCGCGGAACTGCCACCGAGATCCCTGCAAAGAAGGTCAAATCAGACAAGCTTGCAGCAGAGTTTTCTAAGTACGTTCCTGGCTCAATGACTGAAAAGTACATGGCCAAACTCCGCAAAGAACTGGAGACGGCCGATAGACATCTCTCAAAGGGTGATCTTGGAGAATGGGAGCAGTTGCTACGCAGCCGCTTCCATGTCGGTCTTCGATCTATCGCAGACGGCAAGGAAGACAAGGACTCCCAAGAGCTTCCCGAGTGGGAGTGGCTTACGGGAGGATCATCATACGCTGTCGTTGACAGGCGTTGGGTACTTTATGCCATCGGGCGCACCTTTTCTCTCTCCATGACTGAAACTTCCGAGTCACGACCCAAGCTGCAACTGATTCTACCTGATACCAATGTTATATCCTACCTCGTCGTTGCTGGACACCTGACTCTTTCGAACTTGAAGGCTGCTTTCCGAGACGAGCTTGATGTAGAAGCTCTAGACAACAAAGCtcttgttgaagatctaTTGACAAGCTTGGCCGATGCTGATCCATCAACAACGTTGATGCTGAACTATCTCCAGGCTACTCCACTCGGCGAGCTGGAGCTGCTGCTTGCCATCCGAGCTTTGATGATTAGTCTTGATCTCATCATCGATTCAAAGAAGCCAGCTAGCAGCAAGCTTTTGACGAACGAGGCGCACGATGGCACCGATAACTACGATATGGACCTCGACGATCTCGAACGGGACATTGCCATTACTGAATACTATCTTGGAGACGACAGCAGTAGCCGTTCGCGAGGACTCACACTGGCTTTCGCTAAACTATGGCGTCTACCGGCACTGGCTACAATCAAAGCAATGCGGGCTACGCTCAAGACGCATGATATTTTGTCCCTCATTCACACACTCCGAGTGGAACTCGTTCGGGGTGCATGGACATCACTGTATCTCGACTCAAGCAGTTTTGATCTCGACGGTAACGACCCGCCCCCGGATGGTGTGATCGCTTTGATCTCGGACCTCCTCGGTCGGTGCATTGACGCTGTTGGCGCCGGAGGATGGCTGTTGAACGACGCCATCTCAGGCGACAATTCTGAGGCTGGCGATCTACTGACGTCGTTGCATAACGAGGTGGGTGTTGCCCTCGAAGGTATCGAAGAGGTTGTGACTATCAACGGTTACCTTAGTGAGGCAGTCCGGTATGGACAAGCTGCCCAGAAGGGCGGCGCAGGCCGAGCCAAATGGAACACAGGCAAACCAGTCTCCATGCAACTAGAGGGTCCAGAGTCTCGATTACTTCCGCTGGGACTCAAGACGAAGCAGCTTCCAACCAAGAGCAAGGTGGTGTCGGGCGGAGAAGTGGTGCAGCGCAGCACGCGAGAGACAGGACACCTGATCAGTCAGAAGGTGGAGGCATACTCGTTAGAAAAACTGGCAATTTGA
- a CDS encoding hypothetical protein (TransMembrane:2 (i139-159o210-228i)), which yields MAVREGDNKDDGAPKRQRRAHKKSRLGCKNCKLRSVKCDESKPSCKRCKTSGFICSFTQTCPSSFQLAHFNAGPVFSAIDRSLGPINPGFKVPVVQPVKGGMGEIVLNDFALKTLERFRKRTVFTVGTKRTRKVYSEGAFMLGLEYPFLMHVFIALAYLHDEHLNPNSTRSHRTPLAFHWYQATALFHRRLATASSVQDPSTLPGSERDALWTAGALLGAASFALLNVQSVDNVWPLKQSDPLDLDWLKMSDGKKVVWNLADPTRQDSIFYELLVERSSMPDGTREVPPDALPGIFYSVFNLDASSSTSTNPYYTAISLLAQLLPREITDNTVVQFLSFLMQLDPRYRKLLEEKDPRAMVLLAWWYTKAAVHIS from the exons ATGGCTGTAAGAGAAGGGGATAATAAAGATGACGGGGCTCCAAAAAGACAGCGCAGGGCTCATAAGAAGTCCCGTCTTGGATGCAAGAACTGCAAGCTGAGGAGCGTAAAG TGTGATGAATCCAAACCGTCTTGCAAACGATGTAAAACCTCGGGTTTCATCTGCTCGTTCACGCAAACATGCCCATCATCCTTCCAACTCGCCCACTTCAACGCAGGACCTGTCTTCTCCGCCATAGATAGGTCTCTTGGGCCCATCAATCCTGGCTTCAAAGTTCCTGTCGTGCAGCCTGTGAAGGGAGGCATGGGCGAGATTGTTCTTAATGATTTTGCCCTTAAAACGCTTGAGAGGTTTCGAAAAAGAACAGTTTTCACTGTTGGCACTAAGAGAACGAGGAAAGTTTACAGTGAGGGCGCATTCATGTTGGGATTGGAG TATCCTTTTCTTATGCATGTTTTCATCGCCCTTGCCTATCTCCACGACGAGCATCTTAACCCAAACTCAACAAGATCTCACCGCACGCCTCTCGCTTTCCACTGGTATCAAGCCACAGCGCTCTTCCACCGCCGTCTCGCAACCGCCAGCTCGGTCCAGGATCCTTCAACACTTCCCGGTTCCGAGCGCGATGCCCTCTGGACGGCGGGGGCACTCCTAGGCGCTGCTTCTTTCGCTCTTCTCAACGTCCAGAGTGTCGATAATGTCTGGCCCCTCAAGCAGTCTGATCCGTTGGACCTAGATTGGTTGAAGATGAGCGACGGGAAGAAAGTTGTATGGAACCTAGCTGATCCGACTAGACAAGACAGTATCTTCTACGAACTACTCGTAGAGAGAAGCTCCATGCCTGACGGAACCAGGGAAGTTCCTCCTGATGCCCTCCCTGGTATATTCTACAGCGTGTTCAACCTCGACGCTTCATCATCCACCTCAACCAACCCCTATTACACTGCTATATCTCTCCTCGCGCAACTCCTCCCTCGCGAGATAACCGACAATACAGTGGTGCAGTTCCTCAGCTTCCTCATGCAACTGGACCCGCGCTATCGGAAGCTgctggaggagaaggatCCCAGAGCTATGGTTCTACTAGCGTGGTGGTATACCAAGGCAGCGGTGCATA TTAGTTGA